The Blastomonas fulva genome contains a region encoding:
- a CDS encoding O-antigen ligase family protein → MGGGARADLQSLVLLRPISVLFLLYACAICKVQDLRSVKWPLVMLASLGGWMAIQLIPLPPELWRSLPGHQITVDIESAIGMQSGWRPISMSPAKTLNSLMSLIVPMTMLLLYSIQSDTDRRRLWYVFAALIAMSGLLGLLQIAGPDKGPLYFYRITNSGSPVGLFANRNHQAVVLAFLLPVATLFILVRSRRQSGPELEGIGLTIILGLAMVIVPLLLLTGSRAGLMAGALALVAAIAIFRIASRNAGKRVEKADRTGWRFGAPIVVGSALPVTVALAIYFERAIALDRLLGDDPQGGIRTRVLPVLGQMIEHFFPVGAGFGSFEHVYRQFEPDDLLSEFYLNQAHNDWAQALIEGGLPVMILLVAAGAWLFSLGKSILASLRAGHGRPAEELVALSIVLIIGVASLADYPLRVPSVMVLFAYCCAVLSAEAGRPHGPPGRALERVRG, encoded by the coding sequence CCATTTCGGTGCTGTTCCTGCTTTATGCCTGCGCCATCTGCAAGGTCCAGGATCTGCGGAGCGTCAAATGGCCGTTGGTCATGCTGGCCAGTCTGGGCGGCTGGATGGCGATCCAGCTCATTCCGCTCCCTCCCGAGCTGTGGCGATCGCTTCCCGGGCACCAGATCACGGTGGACATCGAAAGCGCGATCGGCATGCAGTCGGGGTGGCGGCCGATATCGATGTCTCCGGCCAAGACGCTCAACAGCCTGATGTCGCTGATCGTGCCGATGACGATGCTGCTGCTGTACAGCATCCAAAGCGATACTGACCGCCGGCGCCTGTGGTACGTGTTCGCCGCGCTGATTGCGATGAGCGGGCTGCTCGGGCTGTTGCAGATTGCAGGACCCGACAAGGGGCCGCTCTATTTCTACCGGATCACCAACAGCGGCTCGCCTGTCGGCCTGTTTGCGAACCGCAACCATCAAGCGGTGGTCTTGGCCTTTCTGCTGCCCGTTGCAACGCTGTTCATTCTCGTCAGAAGTCGGCGTCAGTCCGGCCCAGAATTGGAGGGCATCGGTCTTACCATCATTCTGGGCCTCGCCATGGTCATCGTGCCGCTGCTGCTGCTGACCGGTTCTCGCGCCGGTCTGATGGCCGGTGCGCTGGCGCTGGTCGCGGCGATCGCGATCTTCCGCATCGCTAGCAGGAATGCCGGCAAGCGCGTGGAGAAGGCGGACCGCACCGGCTGGCGCTTCGGGGCTCCGATTGTCGTCGGGTCGGCTCTTCCCGTCACGGTTGCGCTGGCGATCTATTTCGAGCGGGCCATCGCGCTCGACCGATTGCTTGGCGATGACCCGCAGGGCGGTATAAGAACCCGCGTCCTGCCGGTGCTCGGGCAGATGATCGAACATTTCTTTCCTGTCGGCGCGGGCTTCGGTTCCTTCGAGCACGTGTACCGCCAGTTCGAACCTGATGATCTCCTGAGCGAGTTCTACCTGAACCAGGCCCATAACGACTGGGCGCAGGCGCTGATCGAGGGTGGCCTGCCGGTGATGATTCTGCTGGTGGCCGCGGGTGCCTGGCTTTTCTCGCTCGGAAAGTCGATTCTGGCGAGCCTTCGGGCTGGCCATGGACGGCCTGCGGAAGAGCTGGTGGCGTTGTCGATCGTGCTGATCATCGGGGTCGCCAGCCTGGCGGACTATCCACTGCGCGTGCCTTCGGTGATGGTCCTTTTCGCCTATTGTTGCGCGGTGCTGAGCGCGGAGGCGGGCAGGCCCCATGGTCCGCCGGGCCGGGCTCTAGAGCGCGTGAGGGGCTGA
- a CDS encoding polysaccharide biosynthesis/export family protein, with protein sequence MARILIILGLAVLGLSGCATPRVGEGNSSLNVVSTEGLPQPGREDTFNVNRPSVIGAYDKLDIEVYGVEDLKREVQADGSGRLSFPLAGVIEAAGLTTTEVAQEIANRLRGRYIRDPQVTVNMREAVSQVVTLEGEVKRPGLYPIGGKMTLVRAIATAGGLSENANLSDVVVFREVNGKRYAGLYNIQAIRRGMYDDPEIYSNDVITVGDSKARQLFRDFLGLVPLLTTPLILIAQQ encoded by the coding sequence ATGGCACGAATTTTAATCATTTTGGGCCTGGCTGTTCTGGGTCTTTCAGGCTGCGCGACCCCTCGTGTAGGCGAAGGCAATTCGTCTCTGAACGTCGTGTCGACCGAGGGGCTTCCGCAGCCCGGCCGCGAGGATACGTTCAACGTGAACCGCCCGTCGGTCATCGGTGCCTATGACAAGCTGGATATCGAAGTCTATGGCGTCGAAGATCTGAAGCGCGAAGTTCAGGCCGACGGCAGCGGACGTCTGTCCTTTCCGCTGGCCGGCGTGATCGAGGCGGCAGGTCTCACCACCACCGAAGTCGCGCAGGAAATCGCCAATCGTCTGCGTGGTCGCTACATCCGTGATCCGCAGGTCACTGTCAACATGCGCGAAGCAGTCAGCCAGGTGGTGACGCTCGAGGGCGAGGTGAAGAGGCCGGGCCTCTATCCGATCGGCGGCAAGATGACGCTGGTGCGGGCCATTGCCACCGCAGGCGGGCTGAGCGAGAATGCCAATCTGTCGGATGTGGTAGTGTTCCGGGAAGTCAACGGCAAGCGCTATGCCGGTCTCTACAACATCCAGGCGATTCGGCGCGGCATGTATGACGATCCCGAAATCTATTCTAACGATGTGATTACTGTCGGTGATTCTAAGGCGCGTCAGCTGTTCCGCGACTTTCTAGGACTGGTGCCATTGCTGACCACGCCGCTTATTCTTATTGCTCAGCAATAA